From Rudanella lutea DSM 19387, a single genomic window includes:
- a CDS encoding glycoside hydrolase family 5 protein, with product MNRRTFLLATTAAGAFSQIKAQPLPNPLPRWRGFNLLEKFVAREGGSGRRGAYRESDFEWMANWGFDFVRLPMSYRCWAPGDPAHWTELNETVLKEVDAAVRLGKQYNLHVNLNLHRIPGYCVNPPAEALNLWTDDRALEAAVFHWKHLAERYKGIPNAEVSFDLINEPANVSEAAYVRVVRALVEGIRSVDRERLIIADGLQYGTLPVFGLAGTGLGQSTRGYAPMVVSHYGANWVQGSTDWAVPTWPAKGSNGSAEALRRNMIEPWQKLQAQGVGIHVGEWGCYNRTPHEVALAWMEDQLKLWQAAGWGWSLWNLRGAFGILNSDRPDVAYKDFKGARLDEKMLELLRRY from the coding sequence ATGAACCGACGCACGTTTCTTCTTGCCACCACGGCCGCTGGTGCCTTTTCGCAAATCAAGGCGCAGCCGCTGCCCAACCCGTTGCCCCGGTGGCGTGGGTTCAACCTGCTCGAAAAATTTGTAGCCCGCGAGGGTGGCTCCGGTCGGCGGGGCGCGTACCGGGAGTCTGATTTTGAGTGGATGGCCAACTGGGGCTTCGATTTTGTCCGGTTACCCATGTCGTACCGGTGCTGGGCCCCCGGCGACCCCGCCCATTGGACCGAGCTAAACGAAACGGTACTCAAAGAAGTAGATGCGGCCGTCCGGCTGGGCAAACAGTACAACCTGCACGTTAACCTGAATCTGCACCGGATTCCGGGCTATTGCGTTAATCCGCCCGCCGAAGCCCTGAACCTCTGGACCGACGACCGGGCTCTGGAAGCGGCCGTTTTTCACTGGAAACACCTCGCTGAACGCTACAAAGGCATTCCGAATGCAGAAGTGAGCTTTGATCTGATCAACGAGCCGGCCAACGTGAGCGAAGCGGCCTATGTGCGCGTCGTGCGGGCGTTGGTCGAAGGAATTCGGTCGGTGGATCGGGAGCGGCTCATCATTGCCGATGGGCTTCAGTACGGCACGTTGCCAGTGTTTGGGCTGGCCGGTACGGGCCTGGGCCAAAGCACCCGTGGCTACGCGCCCATGGTGGTGAGCCACTATGGTGCCAACTGGGTGCAGGGTAGCACCGACTGGGCCGTACCTACCTGGCCCGCCAAAGGATCGAACGGGTCGGCCGAGGCTCTGCGTCGCAACATGATCGAACCCTGGCAGAAACTACAGGCGCAGGGAGTGGGCATTCATGTGGGGGAGTGGGGCTGCTACAACCGGACTCCGCACGAGGTGGCCCTTGCCTGGATGGAAGATCAGCTCAAACTGTGGCAGGCTGCGGGCTGGGGCTGGAGCCTCTGGAATTTACGGGGGGCTTTTGGTATCCTCAACAGCGACCGGCCGGATGTGGCCTACAAAGACTTCAAAGGCGCCCGGCTCGACGAAAAGATGCTCGAACTGCTGCGCCGGTACTGA
- a CDS encoding cation transporter, with protein MNLTVESPNTSQLIRTAWWLSLLTIAYNIAEGLVAVWQGWEDESLTLFGFGVDSFVEVSSAIGIAYMVFRMQKNPVAGRSDFERQALQITGWGFYVLTAGLTASALYNLYIGHRPENSFWSVVISSVSISIMWLLIRSKERVGRALNSAPIMADAACARVCLYMSGILLLSGGLYALTGFAYADAIGALGLAWFSYREGKESFEKARGGSCGCDHCEA; from the coding sequence ATGAACCTGACTGTAGAATCTCCCAATACATCGCAGCTTATCCGCACGGCCTGGTGGTTAAGCCTGCTGACGATTGCGTACAATATCGCTGAGGGGCTGGTGGCCGTTTGGCAGGGCTGGGAAGACGAATCGCTCACCCTGTTTGGGTTTGGGGTCGATAGTTTCGTTGAAGTGTCATCGGCCATTGGTATCGCCTACATGGTGTTTCGGATGCAGAAAAATCCCGTCGCCGGTCGCTCCGATTTTGAACGACAGGCCCTGCAAATTACCGGTTGGGGCTTTTATGTGCTCACAGCGGGCCTAACGGCTTCGGCGTTGTATAACCTGTACATTGGGCACCGGCCCGAAAACTCGTTCTGGAGCGTTGTGATCTCGTCCGTGTCGATCAGTATCATGTGGCTGCTCATCCGTTCTAAAGAGCGCGTTGGGCGGGCGCTTAACTCAGCCCCGATTATGGCCGATGCCGCCTGCGCACGGGTGTGCCTGTACATGTCGGGTATCTTGTTGTTGTCGGGTGGGCTGTATGCCCTGACCGGCTTTGCCTACGCCGATGCCATCGGGGCACTGGGGCTGGCTTGGTTCTCGTACCGAGAGGGAAAAGAAAGCTTCGAGAAGGCGCGGGGTGGAAGCTGCGGCTGTGACCATTGCGAAGCATGA
- a CDS encoding SusC/RagA family TonB-linked outer membrane protein: MKRLLPFGIALLLSLNGWAQAQSVSLLAHNAIARSDTPPTREATISLTVANRSLDQILKEIERQSGFTLLYSSTRLRSTRRSVAFTNQPLSRVLTELITPLGMTYEVVGRQIILREANPNASAVAVDRAVGGRVTATDSPDGLPGVNVTIKGTNRGAVTDGAGQYNLTIPDGSNVILVFSFVGYERQEVAVGNQSTVNVQLKPDERSLNEVQVVAFGEQRTRDVTGSIAGIKAADIRLNTAASPDVALQGRAAGVQITQAGGTPGGAVRINVRGVASINSNSQPLIVIDGVPVLSSAFGAGGVAMNPLAEINPNDIESMEVLKDASASVLFGSRAANGVILITTKRGASGKPKFDLSYEEGISNPTNRIDLVDNGADLLNIYKRSAQNTTRTGLTPGGSNLINVLPTGILQGSLAPALNNRLVDSTTLYNTSTNWVDQVLRQGRYRQASLSAGLGNKYITVYASGSYRKEDGIVIGQGLERVSGRVKVDAKPVRWLHAGINLSANQVNVPTVPIDNSFRYGLSTALPAYPVQLPDGTFFNGINNGTNNTFQIGTNPVFFRNNYSNLAQTFRSSNIGYIDLKPLEGLSIRSEVGYDYQRTRNDILFNPTLFPAGISSQERNGNGRADNRDVTNQTVNINNLISYGRTFGKAHSLKVLLGNSLQSTVQDNETYITENVAEGATRGRDTIRTVVFNDQLSYRFVSFFGRINYAFRDKYLLEASFRSDGSSRFGPGNRWATFPSLSAGWVVSDEAFMQAIPAISFLKLRASYGITGNAEIGDFSWQKVFTFVGYNAAIYGGIQGGQFTSLGNRNLSWESTRQFNAGLDFGLLNNRISGNIDYYDKVSDGLLLDYSLGPLFGTINNIITVNLGSVRNRGLEFVLNTKNVVKPRFRWETNFNIATNKNTVLGTYEAPFLNYPFQFISGTNIAAVGQPLGTYYMAQFAGFDPATGNELFYERDRSVFANTGRTVRTGNLWDGTLNNQSGNNAFIITNRTPYPTLFGGLNNTFQFGPIDVSALIYFQYGNWIYDQGERAQSYPGINSSASFQSSQVLRRTIPGVGDVQEAIRQNDNTALNRLIFNSNARSIESTRFLHNGSFARLKNLQVGYNLPTDALQKLRVRSLRVYVTGQNLLTFTKFNGWDPEVFRNGGASGGIANLSPGVTNNDLPQIRTFLFGINLGF; the protein is encoded by the coding sequence ATGAAACGTCTTCTACCCTTCGGTATCGCCTTGTTGCTGAGCCTGAACGGATGGGCTCAGGCTCAAAGCGTGTCGCTACTGGCACACAACGCCATTGCCCGGTCGGATACCCCACCCACCCGCGAGGCCACCATCAGCCTGACGGTTGCCAACCGCTCACTCGACCAAATCCTGAAAGAAATAGAGCGGCAGAGCGGCTTTACCCTGCTCTACAGCTCAACCCGGCTGCGCTCAACCCGCCGTTCGGTTGCATTTACCAACCAGCCCCTAAGCCGGGTCCTTACCGAACTCATTACCCCACTGGGCATGACCTACGAAGTGGTGGGCCGCCAAATTATTCTGCGGGAAGCCAACCCAAACGCATCAGCGGTGGCCGTGGATCGAGCCGTCGGCGGACGGGTGACGGCTACCGATAGCCCCGACGGCCTGCCGGGCGTAAACGTGACGATCAAGGGAACCAACCGGGGAGCCGTTACCGATGGAGCGGGGCAATATAACCTGACCATTCCCGACGGCAGCAACGTTATTCTGGTTTTCTCGTTTGTTGGTTACGAACGGCAGGAGGTAGCCGTTGGCAACCAAAGCACGGTTAATGTGCAACTCAAACCCGACGAGCGGTCGTTGAATGAGGTGCAGGTGGTAGCCTTTGGCGAGCAACGCACCCGCGACGTAACCGGCTCCATTGCCGGCATCAAAGCCGCCGACATCCGGCTCAACACCGCGGCCAGCCCCGACGTAGCCTTGCAGGGCCGGGCGGCCGGGGTCCAGATTACTCAGGCGGGCGGTACGCCGGGCGGAGCCGTCCGGATCAATGTCCGGGGGGTGGCGTCGATCAACTCTAACTCCCAACCCCTGATTGTGATTGATGGCGTCCCGGTTTTGTCGTCGGCGTTCGGGGCGGGTGGCGTCGCCATGAACCCTCTGGCCGAAATCAACCCGAACGATATCGAAAGCATGGAAGTGCTCAAAGATGCGTCGGCCTCGGTCTTGTTTGGATCACGGGCAGCCAACGGGGTTATTCTGATTACCACCAAGCGGGGAGCGAGCGGCAAGCCCAAGTTTGACCTGAGCTACGAAGAGGGAATCAGCAACCCCACCAACCGCATTGATCTGGTTGATAACGGGGCCGACCTGCTGAACATCTACAAGCGGTCGGCCCAGAACACCACCCGTACGGGCCTAACGCCGGGCGGTTCTAACCTGATCAACGTGCTGCCGACGGGGATTCTGCAAGGTTCACTCGCTCCAGCCCTGAACAACCGGCTCGTCGATTCCACCACGCTCTACAATACCAGTACCAACTGGGTCGATCAGGTCTTGCGGCAGGGTCGCTACCGGCAGGCATCGCTGTCGGCGGGCCTGGGCAACAAGTACATCACGGTGTATGCCAGCGGCTCGTACCGAAAAGAAGACGGAATCGTTATCGGGCAGGGGCTCGAACGGGTCAGTGGCCGGGTCAAGGTCGATGCAAAGCCGGTGCGCTGGCTCCATGCGGGCATCAACCTGTCGGCCAATCAGGTGAACGTCCCCACGGTGCCTATCGACAACTCGTTCCGGTACGGTTTGTCGACGGCCCTGCCGGCGTATCCGGTCCAACTCCCCGACGGCACGTTCTTCAACGGCATCAACAACGGTACGAACAATACGTTTCAGATCGGTACGAACCCGGTTTTCTTCCGAAATAACTATTCAAATCTGGCCCAGACGTTCCGCAGTTCCAACATCGGTTACATTGACCTTAAACCACTGGAGGGCCTCTCCATCCGGTCAGAAGTGGGCTACGATTACCAGCGCACCCGCAACGATATTCTGTTCAACCCGACCTTGTTTCCGGCGGGCATCAGCAGTCAGGAGCGCAATGGCAATGGCCGGGCCGACAACCGCGACGTGACCAATCAGACGGTCAACATCAATAATCTGATCAGCTACGGGCGCACCTTCGGCAAGGCTCATTCGCTCAAAGTGCTGCTGGGCAACAGCTTGCAAAGCACCGTGCAGGACAACGAAACGTACATTACCGAAAACGTGGCCGAGGGCGCTACCCGGGGCCGTGACACCATACGCACCGTTGTTTTCAACGACCAGCTCTCGTACCGGTTCGTGTCGTTTTTTGGGCGTATCAACTACGCCTTCCGCGACAAGTATTTGCTCGAAGCCAGCTTCCGGTCCGACGGGTCGAGCCGATTCGGGCCGGGCAACCGCTGGGCCACCTTCCCGAGCCTGTCGGCGGGCTGGGTCGTGAGCGACGAAGCCTTCATGCAAGCCATCCCGGCCATCAGCTTCCTGAAACTACGGGCCAGCTACGGGATAACGGGCAACGCCGAAATCGGCGATTTCTCGTGGCAGAAAGTGTTCACCTTTGTGGGCTACAACGCGGCCATTTACGGCGGTATTCAGGGCGGGCAGTTTACGAGCCTCGGCAACCGGAACCTGAGCTGGGAATCGACCCGGCAGTTCAACGCGGGGCTTGATTTCGGGCTCCTCAATAACCGGATCAGCGGTAACATCGACTATTACGACAAGGTATCGGACGGCCTCCTGCTCGATTACTCACTCGGCCCCCTCTTCGGCACCATCAACAACATCATCACGGTGAACCTCGGCTCGGTACGCAACCGGGGGCTGGAGTTTGTGCTGAACACGAAAAACGTGGTAAAACCCCGGTTCCGGTGGGAGACCAACTTCAACATTGCGACTAACAAAAACACGGTTCTGGGCACTTACGAAGCGCCCTTTCTGAACTACCCATTCCAGTTTATCAGCGGTACCAACATTGCGGCCGTGGGTCAACCACTCGGTACATACTACATGGCTCAGTTCGCTGGCTTCGACCCAGCAACGGGCAATGAGCTTTTCTACGAGCGCGACCGGTCGGTGTTTGCCAATACCGGGCGAACAGTCCGTACAGGCAACCTCTGGGACGGAACGCTGAACAACCAGAGCGGCAACAACGCATTCATTATCACCAATCGGACCCCTTACCCAACCTTGTTTGGCGGCTTGAACAATACGTTTCAGTTCGGCCCGATTGATGTGAGCGCGCTCATTTACTTCCAGTATGGCAACTGGATTTACGATCAGGGCGAACGCGCCCAAAGCTACCCCGGTATCAACAGCAGTGCCTCGTTTCAGTCGTCGCAGGTACTGCGCCGAACCATTCCGGGCGTGGGCGATGTGCAGGAAGCCATTCGCCAGAACGACAACACAGCCCTCAACCGGCTGATATTCAATTCAAACGCCCGGAGCATCGAGTCGACACGTTTCCTGCATAATGGCTCGTTTGCCCGCCTGAAAAACCTACAGGTTGGTTATAACCTACCCACCGACGCCCTGCAAAAGCTGCGTGTGCGAAGCTTGCGGGTGTACGTAACGGGCCAGAACCTGCTGACGTTCACAAAGTTCAACGGCTGGGACCCCGAGGTGTTCCGCAACGGGGGCGCGAGTGGCGGCATAGCCAACCTGTCGCCGGGCGTTACCAACAACGACTTACCGCAGATCCGAACCTTTCTGTTCGGCATAAACCTTGGCTTTTAA
- a CDS encoding right-handed parallel beta-helix repeat-containing protein: MRWFLVFWILATGALAQKPMIGDAGWQFDESRFDPRFPAMREWARAGVQGGIPARSATPVRATLRPGDNLQQAIDQVATKGGGVILLRKGDYPIRQTVTIRSGVILRGEHRDSTRLLVQMKAPFFKTNGSTPATGFAVTDAERVGVENLTMRYAAVSFEPNDRADTNAAWSPDVFHRPELRDTTVYVHLLIFTRCRNSWVDGCTFLWAGAHPLGVSACQHMTLRHNIIDRAYIKQDSRHGGYYGCWGSSYCLFYNETVRRIRHFALMLPGCRYNVVLNCNFEVDVNFHDRDDGDNLVEGCRIHTPVWHSWTAVTTGTPAKHGPPGKGNLLFNNAVRSKGKPGFSTKVPLLAQSSVIYVVTNQFGSPIVSPLRDARPPKGGTLYAVRPKP; encoded by the coding sequence ATGCGCTGGTTTCTTGTCTTCTGGATATTGGCTACGGGGGCATTGGCCCAAAAACCTATGATTGGCGATGCGGGCTGGCAATTTGACGAAAGCCGGTTCGATCCGCGCTTTCCGGCCATGCGGGAGTGGGCCAGGGCGGGCGTTCAGGGAGGTATACCCGCCCGATCGGCAACGCCTGTCCGGGCTACACTCCGGCCCGGCGACAACCTTCAGCAGGCCATTGATCAGGTAGCAACCAAGGGAGGTGGGGTAATTCTGCTCCGCAAGGGCGACTACCCCATCCGCCAAACTGTAACCATCCGGTCGGGCGTTATTTTACGAGGTGAGCACCGCGACAGTACCCGCCTGCTGGTGCAGATGAAAGCGCCTTTTTTCAAAACCAACGGCAGTACACCCGCTACCGGCTTCGCCGTAACCGATGCCGAACGGGTCGGTGTCGAGAACCTGACCATGCGGTACGCGGCTGTATCGTTTGAACCGAACGACCGTGCTGATACCAACGCAGCCTGGTCGCCCGATGTGTTTCACCGCCCCGAACTCCGCGACACCACGGTGTACGTTCACCTGTTGATTTTCACCCGTTGCCGCAACAGTTGGGTCGATGGCTGTACGTTTCTGTGGGCGGGAGCCCATCCGTTGGGTGTATCGGCGTGCCAGCACATGACACTCCGCCACAACATCATCGACCGGGCCTATATCAAACAGGACAGCCGGCATGGCGGGTACTACGGTTGCTGGGGTTCGAGTTACTGTCTGTTTTACAACGAAACCGTTCGGCGTATCCGGCACTTTGCGCTCATGCTGCCGGGATGCCGGTACAACGTGGTGCTTAACTGCAATTTCGAGGTCGATGTAAACTTCCACGACCGCGACGATGGTGACAACCTGGTCGAAGGGTGCCGGATACACACGCCGGTCTGGCACAGCTGGACGGCCGTGACTACGGGTACCCCGGCCAAACACGGCCCACCCGGCAAGGGGAATCTGCTGTTCAACAATGCGGTACGCTCTAAAGGCAAGCCCGGTTTTAGCACCAAAGTCCCTTTGCTCGCCCAGTCATCGGTGATCTACGTGGTAACGAATCAGTTTGGCTCGCCCATTGTCTCCCCCCTCAGGGATGCCCGCCCGCCAAAAGGCGGTACGCTTTACGCTGTTCGGCCAAAACCCTGA
- a CDS encoding FecR domain-containing protein: protein MNDNTLWPLLARYLANEATSDERQSVEKWLATSDANRRLFERVQQQYRTADTFSTLPESDPSAVWERHIAPRLSETDAPVVRPLRTGWLSRTWRVAAAVVVLCLSVYGLYEFIQSQTNAQVAQTPVGKRTLLTLPDGSRVWLNADSRLEYPKTFDGSLREVRLVGEAFFDVTHNPRQPFVIRLATASIRVLGTSFNVRAYPGEQTVKTTVVTGRVAFVPNRKSAMARSQPSDTLFITPNRHVIQQVETMAVAEETVVAQKEAAWKDNQLVFDQTPMSEVARTLERWYGVTVTLERPDLANCPLTATFEGQSLTEVMDLLSRTGRFRYKLNNNELTIGGQGCE from the coding sequence ATGAACGACAATACCCTCTGGCCCTTACTTGCCCGATACCTCGCCAACGAAGCCACTTCCGACGAACGACAGTCGGTGGAAAAATGGCTAGCCACCAGCGATGCAAACCGGCGCCTGTTCGAACGGGTACAACAGCAGTACCGGACGGCAGATACCTTCTCTACCCTGCCGGAGTCGGACCCGAGCGCGGTTTGGGAACGGCACATTGCCCCGCGCCTGAGCGAAACCGATGCCCCTGTGGTGCGGCCTCTGCGTACGGGTTGGCTGAGCCGAACCTGGCGAGTTGCGGCCGCGGTGGTGGTTCTGTGCTTATCGGTGTACGGGCTATATGAGTTCATTCAGAGCCAGACCAACGCGCAGGTGGCCCAGACCCCCGTGGGCAAACGCACCCTGCTCACCCTGCCCGACGGCAGCCGGGTGTGGCTCAACGCCGACAGCCGACTCGAATACCCGAAAACGTTCGACGGATCGCTTCGGGAGGTTCGGCTGGTGGGCGAGGCCTTTTTTGATGTGACCCACAATCCACGTCAGCCTTTTGTGATTCGGTTGGCTACGGCCAGCATTCGGGTGTTGGGCACCTCGTTCAATGTGCGGGCCTATCCGGGTGAGCAGACGGTTAAAACCACCGTTGTGACGGGCCGGGTTGCGTTTGTCCCGAATAGGAAATCAGCAATGGCCCGGAGTCAGCCGTCCGACACCCTCTTTATCACCCCCAACCGGCACGTGATTCAGCAGGTTGAGACAATGGCCGTGGCCGAAGAAACCGTTGTGGCCCAGAAAGAAGCCGCCTGGAAAGACAACCAGCTGGTTTTCGATCAGACACCCATGTCGGAGGTAGCCCGTACCCTCGAACGCTGGTATGGCGTTACGGTGACCCTCGAACGACCCGATCTGGCAAACTGCCCTCTCACGGCCACCTTTGAGGGGCAATCGCTTACCGAAGTAATGGACCTCCTGAGCCGCACCGGCCGCTTCCGCTATAAGCTGAACAACAACGAGCTAACCATTGGCGGACAGGGTTGCGAGTAA
- a CDS encoding MOSC domain-containing protein — MNIKDLLKSFPRAGRVVWIGLRPERRGPVAVVEQVLASEEEGLLGDHYAGRRDGPASGKRHVTLIQAEHLPAIGSYLGRDTVDPAELRRNLVVSGLNLLTLKDTRFRIGKAVLEYTGECHPCTKMEATLGPGGYNAVRGHGGITARVVEGGEIRLGDAVEVLVDGAY; from the coding sequence ATGAACATCAAAGACCTGCTGAAATCATTTCCGCGCGCGGGCCGGGTGGTCTGGATTGGCCTCCGGCCCGAACGCCGTGGCCCCGTTGCCGTAGTCGAACAGGTGCTGGCCTCAGAAGAGGAAGGCTTGCTGGGCGATCATTACGCCGGTCGGCGCGACGGCCCCGCCAGTGGAAAGCGGCACGTAACCCTCATTCAGGCCGAACACTTGCCCGCTATCGGGAGCTACCTGGGCCGCGACACGGTTGACCCGGCCGAACTCCGCCGAAACCTGGTGGTATCGGGCTTGAACCTGCTGACCCTGAAAGATACCCGCTTCCGTATCGGTAAGGCCGTGCTCGAATACACGGGCGAGTGCCACCCCTGCACCAAAATGGAGGCAACACTGGGGCCGGGTGGTTATAATGCCGTTCGGGGGCACGGGGGCATCACGGCGCGGGTGGTCGAAGGGGGAGAAATCCGGCTCGGCGACGCCGTAGAGGTGCTGGTCGATGGAGCGTATTAG
- a CDS encoding RNA polymerase sigma-70 factor has product MAITPDMVRNWLVQMTLHNNSRAFREFFDYFYRDAFRLAFFYIQDKETAEELTSDVFLKLWERRESLGTVLHPRSYLLTSVKNHCLNHLRKQQPTYMGDLSLLDEEYSLANPTDGPEQELVWDEMQQALNRAIASLPPRCGLIFDMVRHQQLSYREVAEALGISPKTVEIQMGIALKRLGQLTTTLGESNPTILLAFLFSHFF; this is encoded by the coding sequence ATGGCTATTACGCCCGATATGGTCCGCAACTGGTTAGTGCAGATGACGCTGCACAACAATAGCCGTGCTTTTCGCGAGTTTTTTGATTATTTCTACCGCGATGCGTTCCGGCTGGCGTTTTTCTATATTCAGGATAAAGAGACCGCCGAAGAGCTAACGTCCGACGTTTTTCTAAAGCTCTGGGAACGCCGGGAATCGCTCGGTACGGTGCTGCACCCTCGCTCCTATCTGCTCACGTCGGTCAAAAATCACTGTCTCAACCACTTGCGCAAACAGCAACCCACCTACATGGGCGACCTGTCGTTGCTCGACGAAGAATATTCGCTTGCGAACCCGACTGATGGCCCCGAACAGGAACTGGTTTGGGACGAAATGCAGCAGGCACTAAACCGGGCCATTGCATCGCTGCCTCCGCGCTGCGGGCTTATTTTCGATATGGTCCGGCATCAGCAGCTTTCGTACCGGGAAGTGGCCGAGGCTCTGGGAATCAGCCCCAAAACGGTAGAAATTCAAATGGGAATAGCCCTCAAACGGCTGGGGCAACTAACCACGACCCTGGGCGAGAGCAACCCAACTATACTGCTGGCCTTTCTTTTTTCGCATTTTTTCTAA
- a CDS encoding RagB/SusD family nutrient uptake outer membrane protein — protein sequence MKTRLIAGCLAIGSVLGLASCENYLDEVASETLIQAENVRTVEELEILMTGAYSGIARNIAFGGNALIIGETFGDLVAINNTGYRNSPGRSSRVYTWTHREEDYGFQAEFLQWSTFGLTNANNVLEILRANQVQTSMPGDPRRDIAQQRGRIEGEARFVRALCVFEQTRLLGYPWGYTNDNSHPGPIASFRSMSNFGDLAYPRLSVRAAYDSVLNDLRIAERLLPENYDPARHLPDYQPRANKYAALALMARVYFQQDNVDSCLAVCNRLLGSGSTYRFPLVPGNQMLTGLFQRTAITPTTNAATRDEVIMEFVNVVGRNVQTTNGAPIRTHYVLQSAYTPAQLGNVNNLSSGPNLRMSQRFKTLASFDRTRDLRYRTLIDTTQAANATTAWNSPDRLWFTLKWGTRGTANLGPAQGVNSNVVYFRSAEFILMRAEMRARKNDVTGALTDLNAIRQRAGLTALAAPPADLVAEIRREFVRELFTEGQRIHDLKRRREAVDPGDRTASPGRADCAAGDCQPVPWNSRLTVFLIPQTFLDRNPLAVQND from the coding sequence ATGAAAACACGACTCATAGCAGGCTGTCTGGCCATTGGCTCGGTACTGGGCCTGGCAAGCTGCGAAAACTACCTGGACGAAGTAGCCTCGGAGACCCTGATTCAGGCCGAGAATGTCCGCACGGTTGAAGAACTGGAGATTCTGATGACGGGGGCTTACTCCGGTATTGCCCGAAATATCGCCTTTGGCGGCAACGCGCTCATCATCGGCGAAACCTTTGGCGATCTGGTAGCCATCAACAACACCGGCTACCGAAACAGCCCCGGCCGGTCGTCGCGAGTGTACACCTGGACCCACCGCGAAGAAGACTACGGGTTTCAGGCCGAGTTTCTGCAATGGAGTACGTTTGGTCTCACCAACGCCAACAACGTACTGGAAATTTTGCGGGCCAATCAGGTGCAAACCTCCATGCCGGGCGACCCCCGACGCGATATTGCCCAGCAACGCGGCCGGATCGAAGGCGAAGCCCGGTTTGTACGGGCGCTGTGTGTGTTTGAGCAAACCCGCCTGCTGGGTTACCCCTGGGGCTACACGAACGACAACAGCCACCCCGGTCCCATCGCGTCGTTCCGGTCGATGTCGAACTTCGGCGATCTGGCCTACCCGCGCCTGAGCGTTCGGGCGGCTTACGACTCCGTACTGAACGACTTACGCATTGCCGAGCGACTGTTGCCCGAAAATTACGACCCGGCCCGGCACCTGCCCGACTACCAGCCCCGCGCCAACAAATACGCGGCTTTGGCGCTCATGGCCCGGGTGTATTTTCAGCAGGACAATGTGGACAGTTGCCTCGCCGTGTGCAACCGCTTGCTGGGCTCAGGGTCTACCTATCGGTTTCCGCTCGTACCCGGCAATCAGATGCTCACAGGTCTGTTTCAGCGAACGGCCATTACCCCCACCACCAACGCAGCCACGCGGGATGAGGTGATTATGGAATTTGTGAACGTGGTAGGCCGAAATGTGCAGACCACCAACGGGGCACCAATCCGAACTCACTACGTATTACAGTCGGCGTACACACCCGCTCAGCTGGGCAACGTAAACAACCTCAGCAGCGGGCCCAACCTCCGCATGAGCCAGCGATTCAAAACGCTCGCCAGCTTCGACCGCACCCGCGACCTCCGCTACCGCACCCTTATCGACACCACGCAGGCCGCCAACGCCACTACCGCCTGGAATAGCCCGGACCGGCTTTGGTTCACGCTCAAATGGGGCACCCGGGGTACCGCAAACCTTGGCCCGGCGCAGGGTGTCAATTCCAACGTGGTGTATTTCCGGTCGGCGGAGTTTATTCTGATGCGGGCCGAAATGCGCGCCCGGAAAAACGACGTTACCGGCGCACTCACCGACCTAAATGCCATTCGCCAACGGGCCGGCCTAACCGCCCTTGCGGCCCCTCCGGCTGACCTCGTCGCCGAAATTCGCCGGGAATTTGTGCGGGAACTGTTTACCGAAGGGCAGCGCATTCACGACCTCAAACGCCGACGTGAGGCCGTCGATCCCGGCGACCGAACCGCATCGCCGGGTAGAGCCGATTGTGCCGCAGGCGATTGCCAGCCTGTTCCCTGGAATAGCCGACTCACTGTTTTTCTGATTCCACAAACCTTTCTGGACCGTAACCCCCTCGCGGTACAGAATGACTGA